Proteins encoded within one genomic window of Xylophilus sp. GOD-11R:
- the gyrB gene encoding DNA topoisomerase (ATP-hydrolyzing) subunit B: protein MSAENSNPPHTEPVYEAEIENAVPVEITPDGGYGEGAITILEGLEAVRKRPGMYIGDTSDGTGLHHLVFEVVDNSIDEALAGYCDDIVVTIHSDNSISVTDNGRGIPTGIKFDDKHEPRRSAAEIALTELHAGGKFNQNSYKVSGGLHGVGVSCVNALSKMLRLTVRREGKVHVLEFSRGFVQNRLLEQQNSVEVSPMKIIGDTDKRGTEVHFLPDTEIFKENNDFHYEILAKRLRELSFLNNGVRIRLKDERTGKEDDFSGAGGVRGFVEFINKGKTVLHPTSFYAAGEKPAETYGGIPGTHIGVEVAMQWNSSFSEQVLCFTNNIPQRDGGTHLTGLRAAMTRVINKYIEEHEFAKKAKVEVTGDDMREGLCCVLSVKVPEPKFSSQTKDKLVSSEVRAPVEDIVGRLLTDYLLERPNDAKIICGKIIEAARAREAARKARDMTRRKGVLDGMGLPGKLADCQEKDPAMCEIYLVEGDSAGGSAKQGRDRKFQAILPLRGKILNVEKARYEKLLTSNEILTLITALGTGIGKATGVGGTAGVDDFNVAKLRYHRIIIMTDADVDGAHIRTLLLTFFYRQMPELVERGHIYIAQPPLYKVKVGKEEQYLKDGSELDGFLLRVALKDASVATGGADSRRIEGDTLRELAAKHQIAEGVITRLGGFMDIEALRAIADGVALDLDTVEAAEGSAVRLQAYLRELQTTGVPAEVAGEFDTRTDKPILRISRRHHGNVKSSVITQDFVHGADYEALALAAATFNGLLSDGATVRRGEGERGKEEKVGDFRAAMRWLLSEAERATARQRYKGLGEMNPEQLWETTMDPNVRRLLRVQIDDAIEADRVFTMLMGDEVEPRRDFIETNALRAANIDV from the coding sequence ATGAGCGCAGAAAACAGCAACCCGCCCCACACCGAACCGGTCTACGAGGCCGAGATCGAGAACGCGGTGCCGGTCGAGATCACGCCCGACGGCGGCTACGGCGAAGGCGCCATCACCATCCTGGAAGGCCTGGAGGCCGTTCGCAAGCGCCCGGGCATGTACATCGGCGACACCAGCGACGGCACCGGCCTGCACCACCTGGTGTTCGAGGTGGTCGACAACTCGATCGACGAGGCGCTGGCCGGCTACTGCGACGACATCGTCGTCACCATCCATTCCGACAACTCCATCAGCGTCACCGACAACGGGCGCGGCATCCCCACCGGCATCAAGTTCGACGACAAGCACGAGCCGCGCCGCAGCGCCGCCGAGATCGCGCTGACCGAACTGCACGCCGGCGGCAAGTTCAACCAGAACAGCTACAAGGTCTCCGGCGGCCTGCACGGCGTGGGCGTGAGCTGCGTCAACGCGCTCAGCAAGATGCTGCGCCTGACCGTGCGGCGCGAGGGCAAGGTCCACGTGCTCGAATTCAGCCGCGGCTTCGTGCAGAACCGCCTGCTGGAGCAGCAGAACAGCGTGGAAGTCTCGCCGATGAAGATCATTGGCGACACCGACAAGCGCGGAACCGAGGTGCACTTTCTGCCGGACACCGAGATCTTCAAGGAAAACAACGATTTCCATTACGAGATCCTGGCCAAGCGGCTGCGCGAGCTGAGCTTTCTCAACAACGGCGTGCGCATCCGCCTGAAAGACGAGCGCACCGGCAAGGAAGACGACTTCTCCGGCGCTGGCGGCGTGCGCGGCTTCGTCGAATTCATCAACAAGGGCAAGACCGTCCTGCATCCCACCTCGTTCTATGCGGCGGGCGAAAAACCGGCCGAAACCTACGGCGGCATTCCCGGCACCCACATCGGCGTGGAAGTGGCCATGCAGTGGAACAGCAGCTTTAGCGAGCAGGTGCTCTGCTTCACCAACAACATCCCGCAGCGCGACGGCGGCACCCACCTCACCGGCCTGCGCGCCGCGATGACGCGAGTCATCAACAAGTACATCGAAGAGCACGAATTCGCCAAGAAGGCCAAGGTCGAAGTCACCGGCGACGACATGCGCGAAGGCCTGTGCTGCGTGCTCAGCGTGAAGGTACCCGAGCCCAAGTTCTCCAGCCAGACCAAGGACAAGCTGGTCTCCAGCGAGGTGCGCGCGCCGGTCGAGGACATCGTCGGCCGCCTGCTCACCGACTACCTGCTCGAGCGTCCGAACGACGCCAAGATCATCTGCGGCAAGATCATCGAGGCCGCTCGTGCCCGTGAAGCCGCCCGCAAGGCGCGCGACATGACCCGCCGCAAGGGCGTGCTCGACGGCATGGGCCTGCCCGGCAAGCTCGCCGACTGCCAGGAGAAAGACCCCGCCATGTGCGAGATCTACCTGGTGGAGGGCGACTCCGCCGGCGGCAGCGCCAAGCAGGGGCGCGACCGCAAGTTCCAGGCGATCCTGCCGCTGCGCGGCAAGATCCTCAACGTGGAGAAGGCGCGCTACGAGAAGCTACTCACCTCCAACGAAATCCTGACCCTCATCACCGCGCTCGGCACCGGCATCGGCAAGGCCACCGGCGTGGGCGGCACCGCCGGCGTGGACGACTTCAACGTCGCCAAGCTGCGCTACCACCGCATCATCATCATGACCGACGCGGACGTCGACGGCGCCCACATCCGCACGCTGCTGCTGACCTTCTTCTACCGCCAGATGCCCGAGCTCGTCGAGCGCGGCCACATCTACATCGCTCAGCCGCCGCTCTACAAGGTGAAGGTCGGCAAGGAAGAGCAGTACCTCAAGGACGGCTCCGAGCTCGACGGTTTTCTGCTGCGCGTGGCACTCAAGGACGCGAGCGTCGCCACCGGCGGCGCCGACTCGCGCCGGATCGAGGGCGACACCCTGCGAGAGCTCGCCGCCAAGCACCAGATCGCCGAAGGCGTCATCACCCGCCTGGGCGGCTTCATGGACATCGAGGCGCTGCGTGCCATCGCCGACGGCGTCGCCCTGGACCTGGACACGGTCGAGGCGGCCGAAGGCAGCGCGGTGCGCCTGCAGGCCTACCTGCGCGAACTGCAGACCACCGGCGTGCCGGCCGAAGTGGCCGGCGAATTCGACACCCGCACCGACAAGCCGATCCTGCGCATCAGCCGCCGCCACCACGGCAACGTGAAGAGCAGCGTCATCACGCAGGATTTCGTGCATGGCGCCGACTACGAGGCGCTGGCCCTGGCCGCCGCCACCTTCAACGGCCTGCTGTCCGACGGCGCGACCGTGCGGCGCGGCGAAGGTGAGCGCGGCAAGGAAGAAAAGGTCGGCGACTTCCGCGCCGCCATGCGCTGGCTGCTGTCCGAGGCCGAACGCGCCACCGCGCGTCAGCGCTACAAGGGCCTGGGCGAGATGAACCCCGAGCAGCTGTGGGAAACCACCATGGACCCGAACGTGCGCCGCCTGCTGCGGGTGCAGATCGACGATGCGATCGAAGCCGATCGGGTGTTCACCATGTTGATGGGCGACGAAGTGGAGCCGCGGCGGGATTTCATCGAGACCAACGCGTTGCGGGCGGCGAATATCGACGTTTGA
- the dnaN gene encoding DNA polymerase III subunit beta, which translates to MIVWKAPQEKLLSALQSVAGIVERRHTLPILANVLVQKTGPQLQLTTSDLEIQIRTSAELGGDEGNFTTTVGARKLIDILRTLPSDQTVSLESSGGKLILKGGKSRFTLQSLPAEDFPLVQEAANFGPPFSVPQKTLKSLLGQVSFSMAVHDIRYYLNGILFVAEGRQLALVATDGHRLAYASATLDVDVPKQEVILPRKTVLELQRLLSDGGDAENPPRITMQFANNQAKFSFDGMEFVTKLVEGKFPDYNRVIPKNHKNSITLGRAPLMSTLQRTAILTSEKFKGVRLNLEPGTLRVASNNAEQEEAVDELDIDYGGDAIEIGFNVGYLIDVLANMSQDMVTFELSDSNSSALITIPGNEEFKYVVMPMRI; encoded by the coding sequence ATGATCGTTTGGAAGGCCCCGCAGGAAAAGCTGCTGTCCGCGCTGCAATCGGTGGCAGGCATCGTCGAGCGTCGTCACACGCTGCCGATCCTGGCCAACGTGCTGGTGCAGAAAACCGGCCCGCAGTTGCAGCTCACCACGAGCGACCTGGAAATACAGATCCGCACCAGCGCCGAACTCGGCGGCGACGAAGGCAACTTCACCACCACCGTGGGCGCGCGCAAGCTCATCGACATCCTGCGCACCCTGCCCTCCGACCAGACCGTGTCGCTCGAATCCTCCGGCGGCAAGCTCATCCTCAAGGGCGGCAAGAGCCGCTTCACCTTGCAGTCGCTGCCGGCCGAGGACTTTCCCCTGGTGCAGGAAGCCGCCAATTTCGGCCCGCCCTTCAGCGTGCCGCAGAAGACGCTGAAGTCGCTGCTCGGCCAGGTCTCGTTCTCGATGGCGGTGCACGACATCCGCTATTACCTCAACGGCATCCTGTTCGTGGCCGAAGGCCGGCAGCTCGCGCTGGTCGCCACCGACGGCCATCGCCTGGCCTACGCCTCGGCCACGCTCGACGTCGACGTGCCCAAGCAGGAAGTCATCCTGCCGCGCAAGACCGTGCTGGAACTGCAGCGCCTGCTCTCCGACGGCGGCGATGCCGAGAATCCGCCGCGCATCACGATGCAGTTTGCCAACAACCAGGCCAAGTTCAGCTTCGACGGCATGGAGTTCGTCACCAAGCTGGTCGAGGGCAAGTTCCCCGACTACAACCGCGTGATTCCCAAGAATCACAAGAACAGCATCACCCTGGGTCGCGCGCCCCTGATGTCCACGCTGCAGCGCACTGCCATCCTGACCAGCGAGAAGTTCAAGGGCGTGCGCCTGAACCTGGAACCCGGCACCCTGCGCGTGGCCAGCAACAACGCCGAGCAGGAAGAGGCGGTCGACGAGCTCGACATCGACTACGGCGGCGACGCCATCGAGATCGGTTTCAACGTCGGCTACCTCATCGACGTGCTGGCCAACATGTCGCAGGACATGGTGACCTTCGAGCTGTCGGACTCCAACAGCTCGGCCCTCATCACCATTCCCGGCAACGAAGAATTCAAGTACGTGGTCATGCCGATGCGGATCTGA
- the dnaA gene encoding chromosomal replication initiator protein DnaA — protein sequence MIPGLPAGAAPAAADDAGHSLWQACAEQLAQELPEQQFNTWIKPLVAHVAPDFSKVTLYVANRFKLDWIRAQYSGRISQLLEHIYGHTVALELTIAAREAPPRMAAPLPPVQVDVPAPAEPVAIGETAESAAGGFRSRLNPALTFDTLVEGTANRMARAAAMHVAGTPGHLYNPLFIYGGVGLGKTHLVHAVGNKLLADKPDSKVLYIHAEQFVSDVVKAYQRKTFDEFKERYHSLDLLLIDDVQFFANKDRTQEEFFNAFEALLAKKSHIVMTSDTYPKGLADIHERLVSRFDSGLTVAIEPPELEMRVAILINKARSEAAEMPEEVAFFVAKNVRSNVRELEGALRKILAYSRFNQKEVSIQLAREALRDLLSIQNRQIGVENIQKTVADYYKIKVADMYSKKRPASIARPRQIAMYLAKELTQKSLPEIGELFGGRDHTTVLHAVRKIAAERQQITELNQQLHVLEQTLKG from the coding sequence ATGATTCCGGGACTACCCGCCGGCGCCGCGCCGGCCGCCGCAGACGACGCAGGCCACAGCCTGTGGCAGGCCTGCGCCGAACAACTGGCCCAGGAACTGCCCGAACAGCAGTTCAACACCTGGATCAAACCCCTCGTCGCCCACGTGGCGCCCGATTTTTCCAAGGTCACGCTCTACGTCGCCAACCGCTTCAAGCTCGACTGGATCCGGGCGCAGTACTCGGGCCGCATCTCGCAGCTGCTTGAGCACATCTACGGCCACACGGTCGCGCTCGAACTGACCATCGCCGCCCGTGAAGCCCCGCCGCGCATGGCCGCGCCGCTGCCGCCGGTGCAGGTCGACGTGCCGGCCCCGGCCGAGCCGGTGGCCATTGGCGAGACGGCCGAGTCCGCTGCCGGGGGCTTTCGCAGCCGTCTCAATCCGGCCCTCACCTTCGACACCCTGGTCGAGGGTACGGCCAACCGCATGGCGCGCGCCGCGGCCATGCACGTGGCGGGCACCCCCGGCCATCTGTACAACCCGCTGTTCATCTACGGCGGCGTCGGCCTCGGCAAGACCCATCTGGTGCACGCCGTGGGCAACAAGCTGCTGGCCGACAAGCCCGACTCGAAAGTTCTCTACATCCACGCCGAGCAGTTCGTCTCGGATGTGGTCAAGGCCTACCAGCGCAAGACCTTCGACGAGTTCAAGGAGCGTTACCACTCGCTCGACCTGCTGCTGATCGACGACGTTCAGTTCTTCGCCAACAAGGACCGCACGCAGGAAGAATTCTTCAACGCCTTCGAGGCCCTGCTGGCCAAGAAGTCGCACATCGTGATGACGTCGGACACCTATCCCAAGGGCCTGGCCGACATCCATGAGCGCCTGGTGTCGCGCTTCGACTCCGGCCTGACCGTCGCCATCGAGCCGCCCGAGCTGGAAATGCGGGTGGCGATCCTGATCAACAAGGCGCGCTCCGAAGCTGCCGAGATGCCCGAGGAAGTCGCCTTCTTCGTCGCCAAGAACGTGCGCTCCAACGTGCGCGAACTCGAAGGTGCGTTGCGCAAGATCCTGGCTTATTCGCGCTTCAACCAAAAAGAGGTCTCGATCCAGCTGGCGCGCGAGGCACTGCGTGACCTGCTGTCGATCCAGAACCGGCAGATCGGTGTGGAGAACATCCAGAAGACGGTGGCCGACTACTACAAGATCAAGGTCGCCGACATGTACAGCAAGAAGCGGCCGGCCAGCATCGCGCGGCCGCGGCAGATCGCGATGTACCTGGCCAAGGAACTCACGCAGAAAAGCCTGCCGGAAATCGGCGAGCTCTTCGGCGGACGCGACCACACCACCGTGCTGCACGCGGTGCGCAAGATCGCCGCCGAACGTCAGCAGATCACCGAGCTCAACCAGCAATTGCACGTGCTGGAGCAAACCCTGAAGGGATGA
- the rpmH gene encoding 50S ribosomal protein L34 encodes MKRTYQPSKIRRARTHGFLVRMKTRGGRAVINARRAKGRKRLAV; translated from the coding sequence ATGAAGCGCACCTATCAGCCTTCCAAGATCCGCCGTGCGCGCACCCACGGTTTTCTCGTCCGCATGAAGACCCGTGGCGGCCGCGCCGTGATCAATGCCCGCCGCGCCAAGGGCCGCAAGCGCCTGGCAGTCTGA
- a CDS encoding ribonuclease P protein component — translation MQRLKTRPQFQAVLAGGIVARTSHFALHRLALVPAGVVVHAVDKSVEKVGEESAAPAFAPLFTHTDHTWLGAMVPKRWAKRAVTRNAIKRQIYTIGGAAESMLPQAAYVVRLKSGFDRKQFVSASSDALKAAVRAEVQLLLARIDRDSRP, via the coding sequence GTGCAGCGGCTGAAGACACGGCCGCAGTTCCAGGCCGTCCTCGCCGGCGGCATCGTGGCGCGCACTTCCCATTTCGCCCTTCACCGGCTGGCACTCGTGCCCGCCGGTGTTGTTGTGCATGCTGTGGACAAGTCTGTGGAAAAAGTGGGCGAAGAAAGTGCCGCGCCTGCGTTCGCACCGTTGTTCACCCACACCGACCACACCTGGCTCGGTGCGATGGTGCCCAAGCGCTGGGCCAAGCGCGCGGTTACCCGCAATGCGATCAAGCGCCAGATCTACACGATCGGCGGCGCCGCCGAATCGATGCTGCCGCAGGCCGCCTACGTGGTGCGTCTGAAGAGTGGTTTCGACCGCAAGCAGTTCGTGAGTGCATCGTCCGATGCGCTCAAGGCGGCCGTGCGGGCCGAGGTGCAATTGCTTCTCGCGCGCATCGACCGCGACAGCCGCCCATGA
- the yidD gene encoding membrane protein insertion efficiency factor YidD: MTPALWPRRAAIMAVRAYRLVLSPWLGNQCRFEPTCSAYAIDALGRHGAAAGSYLAAVRIARCQPWCAGGCDPVPETPPRLFAWLGATQSPAKTNS, from the coding sequence ATGACGCCCGCGCTCTGGCCCCGCCGCGCGGCCATCATGGCCGTGCGCGCCTATCGGCTGGTGCTGTCGCCCTGGCTCGGCAACCAATGCCGATTCGAGCCGACCTGCTCGGCCTATGCCATCGATGCGCTCGGCCGCCATGGCGCGGCCGCAGGCAGCTATCTCGCCGCCGTGCGCATCGCCCGTTGCCAGCCCTGGTGTGCCGGTGGCTGCGACCCGGTTCCCGAAACGCCGCCACGCCTTTTCGCGTGGCTCGGCGCTACCCAATCTCCCGCGAAGACGAACTCATGA
- the yidC gene encoding membrane protein insertase YidC produces MTDIRRTILWVIFGFSMVLLWDKWQIYNGHQPTFFPSTTPVATAPSPDASKQEGASSVPTVSSTPAPSGGAVTAGGTELPPAVTTRPSERVEVTTDVYRLVFDSAGGTLVRGELLAHGELENRQQSFQLLEDSPTRVYVAQTGLIGGAFPTHKTVMTIVPGPRALAEGQNTLQIKFESPDVGGVKLVKTYTLTRGSYAIDVAQQVVNTGTAPVTPQLYLQLVRDGNTDAEKIPAPKALQFFGMDHMPSFYSTFTGPAIYTTEKKYQKVDFKKIEENKVDIEKHSDTGYVAMVQHYFASAWLLGNGIQRDLFMRKVDNNLYAVGMITPLGTLAPGASKTIDATLFAGPQEENKLEALMPGLELVKDYGWLTILAKPLYWLLDKLHGMLHNWGWSIVALVVLLKAAFFWLNAKAYASMAKMKAINPKIMAMRERLKDKPQEMQKEMMRIYREEKVNPMGGCFPIVIQIPVFISLYWVLLSSVEMRGAPWVLWITDLSTPDPFFILPLLMTATSVLQTALNPTPPDPVQAKLMWIMPLAFSVMFFFFPAGLVLYWLTNNILSISQQYVINRRLGVTK; encoded by the coding sequence ATGACCGACATCCGCCGCACCATCCTGTGGGTGATCTTTGGCTTTTCCATGGTCCTGCTGTGGGACAAATGGCAGATCTACAACGGTCACCAGCCGACCTTCTTCCCTTCGACCACGCCCGTGGCGACCGCGCCGAGCCCTGACGCCAGCAAGCAGGAGGGCGCTTCCTCGGTGCCGACGGTGTCGTCCACCCCGGCGCCGTCGGGTGGTGCGGTGACGGCAGGTGGCACCGAGCTGCCGCCGGCGGTCACCACCCGTCCGTCCGAGCGTGTCGAGGTCACGACCGACGTGTACCGCCTGGTCTTCGACTCGGCCGGCGGCACGCTGGTGCGCGGCGAGCTGCTCGCCCACGGCGAACTGGAAAACCGGCAGCAAAGCTTTCAGCTGCTCGAAGACAGCCCCACCCGCGTCTACGTCGCGCAGACCGGCCTGATCGGCGGCGCGTTCCCCACGCACAAGACGGTGATGACCATCGTGCCCGGCCCGCGCGCGCTGGCCGAAGGGCAGAACACCCTGCAGATCAAGTTCGAGTCGCCCGACGTCGGCGGCGTGAAGCTGGTCAAGACCTATACGCTGACCCGTGGCAGTTACGCGATCGACGTGGCGCAGCAGGTGGTCAACACCGGCACCGCGCCGGTCACGCCGCAGCTCTACCTGCAGCTCGTGCGCGACGGCAACACCGACGCCGAGAAGATTCCGGCGCCCAAGGCGCTGCAGTTCTTCGGCATGGACCACATGCCCTCGTTCTATTCGACCTTCACCGGTCCGGCGATCTACACCACCGAGAAAAAGTACCAGAAGGTCGACTTCAAGAAGATCGAGGAGAACAAGGTCGACATCGAGAAGCACTCCGACACCGGCTACGTGGCGATGGTGCAGCATTACTTCGCCTCGGCCTGGCTGCTGGGCAACGGCATCCAGCGTGACCTGTTCATGCGCAAGGTCGACAACAACCTCTACGCCGTCGGCATGATCACGCCGCTGGGCACGCTGGCACCGGGCGCCTCCAAGACGATCGACGCCACGTTGTTTGCCGGCCCGCAGGAAGAAAACAAGCTCGAAGCCCTGATGCCCGGCCTGGAGCTGGTCAAGGACTATGGCTGGCTGACCATCCTGGCCAAGCCGCTGTACTGGCTGCTCGACAAGCTGCACGGCATGCTGCACAACTGGGGCTGGTCCATCGTGGCACTGGTGGTGCTGCTCAAGGCAGCGTTCTTCTGGCTCAACGCCAAGGCCTACGCCAGCATGGCCAAGATGAAGGCGATCAACCCCAAGATCATGGCGATGCGCGAGCGGCTCAAGGACAAGCCGCAGGAAATGCAGAAGGAAATGATGCGGATCTACCGCGAGGAAAAGGTCAACCCGATGGGTGGCTGCTTCCCCATCGTGATCCAGATCCCGGTGTTCATCTCGCTGTACTGGGTGCTGCTGTCGAGCGTGGAGATGCGCGGCGCGCCCTGGGTGCTGTGGATCACCGACCTGTCGACGCCGGATCCGTTCTTCATCCTGCCGCTGCTGATGACCGCGACCTCGGTGCTGCAGACCGCGCTCAACCCGACGCCGCCGGACCCGGTCCAGGCCAAGCTGATGTGGATCATGCCGCTGGCCTTCAGCGTGATGTTCTTCTTCTTCCCGGCCGGCCTGGTGCTGTACTGGCTGACGAACAACATCCTGTCGATCAGCCAGCAGTACGTCATCAATCGCCGTCTTGGGGTGACCAAGTAA
- the mnmE gene encoding tRNA uridine-5-carboxymethylaminomethyl(34) synthesis GTPase MnmE encodes MSADRQDPIVAIATAPGRGGVGIVRISSPVDVAPLALALGGRVLPAREACYVPFRDTQGQAIDHGLALRFPAPHSYTGEHVLELQGHGGPVVLQLLLARCLEAASMVDPASGQPLLKRLRLARPGEFTERAFLNDKLDLAQAEAVADLIDASTEAAARSAGRSLSGAFSDEIAGLRDALIQLRMLVEATLDFPEEEIDFLQQADAQGQLDRLRGRLDAVRQRARQGALLREGITVVIAGQPNAGKSSLLNALAGAELAIVTPIAGTTRDKVTQTIQIEGVPLHVVDTAGLRASDDAVESIGIARAWDEIGRADAVLFLHDLSRAGEARYDAGDDDIRRTMDERAVGRAVPVLQVWNKSDAVDAALPAAMGEDAIRLSARTGAGLDLLRRRLLEVAGWQSAPEGLYLARERHLQALREVDEHLADAHERLALGNAALDLLAEELRLAQNALGAITGEFGADDLLGVIFSRFCIGK; translated from the coding sequence ATGTCCGCTGACCGCCAGGATCCCATCGTCGCCATCGCCACCGCCCCGGGGCGCGGTGGGGTGGGCATCGTGCGCATCAGCAGCCCGGTGGATGTCGCGCCGCTGGCGCTGGCGCTGGGCGGTCGGGTGCTGCCGGCCCGGGAAGCTTGCTACGTGCCGTTTCGCGATACGCAAGGGCAGGCAATCGACCACGGGCTGGCGCTGCGCTTTCCCGCGCCGCATTCCTATACCGGCGAGCATGTCCTGGAGCTGCAGGGCCATGGCGGTCCGGTGGTGCTGCAGTTGCTGCTGGCGCGCTGCCTGGAGGCCGCGTCGATGGTCGACCCGGCGAGCGGCCAGCCGCTGCTCAAGCGCTTGCGGCTGGCGCGGCCGGGCGAGTTCACCGAGCGCGCATTTCTCAACGACAAACTGGATCTGGCACAGGCCGAAGCGGTAGCGGACCTGATCGACGCCAGCACCGAGGCGGCGGCGCGCAGTGCCGGGCGATCGCTGTCGGGTGCGTTTTCCGATGAGATCGCCGGGCTGCGCGATGCGCTCATCCAGTTGCGCATGCTGGTGGAGGCGACGCTGGATTTTCCCGAGGAAGAGATCGACTTTCTCCAGCAGGCCGACGCCCAGGGTCAGCTCGACCGCCTGCGCGGCCGGCTCGATGCGGTGCGCCAACGCGCACGGCAGGGCGCGCTGCTGCGCGAGGGCATCACCGTGGTGATCGCCGGGCAGCCCAACGCCGGCAAGTCTTCGTTGCTGAACGCCCTGGCCGGTGCCGAACTGGCCATCGTGACGCCGATCGCCGGCACGACGCGCGACAAGGTCACCCAGACCATCCAGATCGAAGGCGTGCCGCTGCACGTGGTCGACACGGCCGGGTTGCGCGCCAGCGACGACGCGGTGGAAAGCATTGGCATCGCCCGGGCCTGGGACGAGATCGGGCGCGCCGACGCGGTGCTGTTCCTGCACGATCTTTCGCGGGCCGGCGAGGCCCGTTACGACGCGGGCGACGACGACATCCGCCGCACGATGGACGAGCGCGCGGTCGGGCGCGCGGTGCCGGTGCTGCAGGTCTGGAACAAGAGCGATGCGGTCGATGCCGCACTGCCGGCGGCGATGGGCGAAGACGCGATCCGGCTGTCGGCCCGCACCGGCGCGGGCCTCGACCTGTTGCGGCGCCGACTGCTCGAGGTTGCCGGCTGGCAGTCCGCGCCGGAAGGGCTCTACCTGGCGCGGGAACGGCATCTGCAGGCGCTGCGCGAGGTCGACGAGCATCTGGCCGATGCCCACGAGCGACTCGCCCTGGGCAATGCGGCGCTCGACCTGCTGGCCGAGGAACTGCGCCTGGCGCAGAACGCGCTGGGTGCGATTACCGGCGAGTTCGGCGCGGACGATCTGCTCGGCGTGATCTTCTCGCGCTTCTGCATCGGCAAATAA